A single Cannabis sativa cultivar Pink pepper isolate KNU-18-1 chromosome 7, ASM2916894v1, whole genome shotgun sequence DNA region contains:
- the LOC115697102 gene encoding uncharacterized protein LOC115697102, protein MDEIVLLGQNAGNADDDEEEICHDDATSVEFGVDDNINDGGDDEEIDEFDGISNTQQPTNMGRRRSTESTINNQKSGKDKKSKVIDSISTNNGALAESVSEIVPKLQGLTDALSNKNVTEMQDNLYTEISKIEGLTIMQCI, encoded by the coding sequence ATGGACGAGATCGTGCTACTAGGGCAAAATGCTGGTAATGCAGATGACGATGAAGAAGAAATATGCCATGATGATGCAACTAGTGTGGAATTTGGAGTTGATGATAACATAAATGATGGTGGAGATGATGAAGAAATAGATGAGTTTGATGGTATCTCAAATACTCAACAACCAACTAATATGGGTCGACGTAGATCTACTGAGAGTACTATCAATAATCAAAAGTCTGGTAAGGATAAAAAATCTAAGGTTATCGATAGTATTTCCACAAATAATGGTGCATTGGCAGAATCTGTATCTGAAATTGTCCCGAAGCTTCAAGGATTGACAGATGCATTATCAAATAAGAATGTAACTGAGATGCAAGACAATTTATACACAGAAATAAGCAAGATCGAAGGTCTTACTATAATGCAGTGTATTTGA
- the LOC115697101 gene encoding protein ALP1-like encodes MACLSLARKQKLIIVVQNLTVILDVILTVCTIVSAYVWINFRRRLNQPLSIMRVYKQLENLHDLVFASDLNCVSQLRMNRETFQRLCNILSSRGNLRKTRNVSVEEMVAIFLYILAHHHKNRVVGYSFKRSRKTVSKYFHECLNAMIRCQKEFWKTPEPKLETSIDPRWKWFKNCLGALDGTYIRVRVPEADKPRYRTRKGETATNVLRVCSQDMQFIYVLPGWEGSAHDGRVLRDAFSRRNGLKVPNGYYYLVDAGYTNGQGFLAPFRGTRYHLYDWNDGYLPNTTEEFFNMKHSSARNVIERCFVLLKMRCAILRSPSFYDTKTQRRMIFVCCMLHNFIRREINIDPVENEMNSVLGNHPITDNNYINNIESSYLWTIWRQNLAEKMHNTWLANR; translated from the exons ATGGCTTGTTTAAGTTTAGCAAGAAAGCAAAAGTTAATTATTGTGGTGCAGAATTTAACTGTAATTTTAGATGTTATTTTAACTGTATGTACTATTGTGAGTGCTTATGTATGGATAAATTTTAGAAGACGCCTCAATCAACCATTATCCATAATGAGAGTCTACAAACAGTTAGAAAACTTGCATGATTTAGTATTTGCAAGTGATCTCAATTGTGTTTCACAATTGAGAATGAATAGAGAAACATTTCAAAGGCTATGTAACATACTTAGCAGTAGgggaaatttaagaaaaacaagaAATGTCTCTGTCGAGGAGATGGTAGCAATATTCCTATACATTCTAGCACACCACCATAAGaatcgagttgttggttatagTTTCAAAAGATCAAGAAAAACTGTTAGCAAATATTTTCATGAATGTTTAAATGCAATGATTCGTTGCCAAAAAGAATTTTGGAAAACACCTGAGCCAAAATTAGAGACCTCAATAGATCCAAGGTGGAAATGGTTTAAG AATTGCCTGGGAGCATTAGACGGAACCTATATAAGAGTTCGGGTACCCGAAGCTGATAAGCCAAGGTATAGAACAAGAAAAGGAGAGACTGCAACCAACGTTTTAAGAGTTTGTTCACAGGACATGCAATTTATATATGTCCTACCGGGTTGGGAAGGCTCAGCACATGATGGACGTGTATTGAGAGATGCTTTTTCTAGAAGAAATGGTTTAAAAGTCCCTAatg GCTATTATTATTTAGTTGATGCTGGGTACACCAATGGTCAAGGTTTTCTTGCACCTTTTAGAGGGACACGATATCATCTTTATGATTGGAATGATGGATACCTTCCAAACACAACAGAAGAGTTCTTTAATATGAAGCACTCAAGTGCTAGGAATGTAATTGAGCGTTGTTTTGTATTATTAAAAATGCGATGTGCTATTCTCAGAAGTCCATCCTTTTATGACACGAAAACACAACGACGTATGATTTTTGTTTGTTGTATGCTGCATAATTTTATTCGAAGAGAAATAAACATTGATCCAGTGGAGAATGAGATGAACAGTGTATTGGGAAATCATCCCATAAcagataataattatattaataatatcgAGTCTTCATATTTATGGACTATTTGGAGACAAAATTTGGCAGAAAAAATGCATAATACGTGGCTAGCAAATAGATGA